The genomic region CCGGACTCCTGCACCTGACGGCGCTGGCGGCCCGCGAACTGGGCGCGGAGGTGCGCGCGAACGCGATCATTCCCGGTCCGATTCTTCCGCCTCCAGGGGAGACGGCGGAGGACGCAGCGTGGCGGGAGAAGGGCCGGAGGACCCCGCTCGGGCGGACGGGCGATCCGGAGCACGTTGCGCACGCGGCGCGGTTCCTGGCCGAGAACGACTATGTGACGGGAGCGACGATCCACGTGGATGGCGGCGAACATTTGCTGACGGGAGGGGCGCGCTGATGGCAGCGGATACGGTCATCATCCGCGACCTCCTCATCCGGGGCATCATCGGGGTCAACGACTGGGAACGCGAGAAGAAACAGGACATCGTGATCAACCTGTCCCTCTCCGTGGACGCCCGGGCCGCGGGCGAGTCCGACGACGTCGCCGATGTGCTGAACTACCGGACGCTGACCAAGCGCATCATCGCGCACGTCGAAACCGCCGAGCCGTATCTCGTGGAGGCCCTCGCGCACCAGATCGCGCGGATCGCGATCGTCGACTTCGGCGCGGCGCGGGCCAGGGTCCGCGTGGAAAAGCCCGGCGCGCTACGCTACGCGCGCTCGGTGGGGGTCGAAGTCGAACGGACGGCGGCGGACTACACGTGAACGCCTCCCCCCGGGCCATCCTCCTCACGCTGGGCTCGAACATCGACCCCGAGCGGAACATCGTCGCGGCGCTCGAGGCGCTCGACGAACTGCTGGGCATCGAGGGAGCCTCGCCCATCTACGAGGCGGACCCGGTCGGAAACCCCGGGATGCCCCGCTTCCTGAACGCGGCCGTGCGCATCACGACCGACCTCTCCCCGGGAGAACTGAAGTTCGAGGTCATCCGGCCGCTGGAGCGCCGCCTCGGGCGGGTCCGGACCGCGGACCCCAACGCCCCCCGCACGATCGACATCGACATCGCCGCCGTGCAGGGTCTGGTCGTCGATCAGGAGGAGTTGCAACTCCCGGACCCGGAGATCCCGACGAGGGCGCATCTGGCGGTGCCCCTCGCGGATGTGGCGCCGGGTTTCCGGCACCCCCGCCTCGGAATCACCCTGGGTGAGATCGCGGCCCCATTCCGCGACGAACCGGGGCTCGCGAAACGCGACGATGTGCGGTGGCCGTGAACGCCGCGCGGCCGTACCTTCCGGCCCCATGATTCCGTCCACGGCGCCCCCGATCCGGGGGACCCGCCGCGCCCCGGTCCGGGGCAAGTACATCGCCCACACCCTGCTTCTTCTGGGCCTTGTCGCCGCGCCCGCGGTGCACGCGCAGGCATCCCCTCCCGCCGTGGGGAGAGACAGTAGCGCGACCGCGATCATCGACACCGTCGTCATCAGCCGGCAGGACGTCTTTCCGGAGGACGCCGCCGCCGGGAACTTCATTTACCGGCTCGGCAACGGATTGCACGGGACGACGCAGCCCTGGGTCGTCCGCCGCGAACTGCTCCTGAGGCCGGGGACGCCCTACGACTCGCTCCTCGCCGCCGAGAGCGAACGAAACCTCCGCCGCCTCGGCCTCTTCCGCCGCGTCCGGGTGGATTCGACGCGCGTCGACGGGAAACTCGCGCTGAGCGTGAGAACGCGCGACGCGTGGAGCCTGCAGCCCCGCTTCACGGGACGACTCGCAGCGGACGGCACGCTGACCGGCACCTTCGGGGTTACCGAGATCAACCTCGCGGGCAGCGGAAACGCCATGCGGGTGTGGTACGTCCGCGACACCGATCGCGACGGAATGGACCTCCGGCTGACGTCGAACCGACTGGCTTCCACCCGGCTCGCGGCCAACGCGACGTGGCTCAACCTCTCGGACCGCGACGTCATCGCGTGGTACCTGTCGAACCCCTTCCGCGCTTTCTCGGACCGCGCAGCGTTCTACTACGAGGGGCGGGACTTCCGGGGACGGATCCCGCAGTACGTGCGGCACAACCCCGACGACCTCCAGACGATCGAATGGCGGCGGCGAGCCCAGATCCACCGCCTGACCGGAGCGGTGGCGCCGGTCGCGAATCCACGGGAGGTCGTCCGCATCGGGGCGATGCTCGAGGTCCGGCACGAAGAGCATCTGCGACTCGAACACCCCGGCATCGACCTGGACAGCCTCGACGCCACGGTGCGGGACTCGGTGTACGGACTCATCGGCGTATATGCCGAGTGGCGGCGCGCACGCTTCGAGCGCGTGGAACGCTTCAACGGATTCTCCGAGGAAGACCAGGACCTCAGCGACCGCGTGCGGGTGTCCGTCAAGCTCGCGCACGAACGCCTGGGATACCGGTCGACCGGCATCGGAACGCGCCTTGTTCTATCGTCGGGCAGGCGGGTGGGCCCGGCGATTCTCAAGGGTGCGCTCGACGGCGGCGGCCTCTTCAACTCGGCGGGCCTGGACTCCGGCTACGTCTTCGGCACGGGAACGGCAGCGGTGCGGGAGACGGAGCGGAATACGACCTTCCTGCAAGCGTCCGCGGGGATTCAGGAATCGCCGCGTCCCGGCACCGAACACGACATCGGCTTCCAGGTCTTGCCGCGCCTCTGGGGTCCGCACGCTTTCGTGGGCACCCGCACGTTGCGGGCCACGCTGGAACATCGCTCCTACCTGGTGGATAGCTTTTACAACCTGTTCGGGCTCGGCGTAGGCGCGTTCGTCGACTATGGCGGCGCCTGGTATCCGGACCAGGATCGGAGGCTGGGCGGGAACGTCGGGGTCACCGTGTTCGGGGGGTCCCCACTCTCCTCCTTCGCGCAGGTGACGAACCTCAATATCGGTTACCGCTTCGGCGGAGGGATCGGCGACAGCGAAAGATCGAGGTGGGCCTTCAGCGCCGGCGGCGGCTTACGATT from Candidatus Palauibacter australiensis harbors:
- the folB gene encoding dihydroneopterin aldolase; the protein is MAADTVIIRDLLIRGIIGVNDWEREKKQDIVINLSLSVDARAAGESDDVADVLNYRTLTKRIIAHVETAEPYLVEALAHQIARIAIVDFGAARARVRVEKPGALRYARSVGVEVERTAADYT
- the folK gene encoding 2-amino-4-hydroxy-6-hydroxymethyldihydropteridine diphosphokinase, whose protein sequence is MNASPRAILLTLGSNIDPERNIVAALEALDELLGIEGASPIYEADPVGNPGMPRFLNAAVRITTDLSPGELKFEVIRPLERRLGRVRTADPNAPRTIDIDIAAVQGLVVDQEELQLPDPEIPTRAHLAVPLADVAPGFRHPRLGITLGEIAAPFRDEPGLAKRDDVRWP